The following proteins are co-located in the Malus sylvestris chromosome 13, drMalSylv7.2, whole genome shotgun sequence genome:
- the LOC126596246 gene encoding probable peroxygenase 4, with protein sequence MGSSSLSENNKQQGNNGGKFVPNEQDVLQRHVAFFDRNHDGIVYPWETFQGFRAIGCGILLSTTSAFLINAALSQKTRQGKFPSLLFPIEVKNIHKAKHGSDSGVYDTEGRFVPLKFEEIFAKHAHTHPNSLTSDELMGMLKANRVPKDYAGWVAAYTEWKILYVLCKDKNGLLHKDTVRAVYDGTLFERMEKEKSDGDKKKDVV encoded by the exons ATGGGTTCCTCTTCTCTGTCAGAAAACAATAAGCAGCAAG GGAATAATGGTGGGAAATTTGTACCCAACGAACAGGACGTTCTGCAGAGACATGTAGCCTTCTTTGACAGGAACCACGATGGCATTGTTTATCCTTGGGAAACTTTTCAAG GTTTTCGTGCGATCGGGTGTGGCATTTTGTTGTCCACAACCAGTGCCTTTCTCATCAACGCGGCCCTCAGTCAAAAGACTCGCCAG GGAAAGTTTCCTTCTCTACTTTTCCCAATTGAAGTTAAAAATATCCATAAAGCAAAACATGGCAGTGACTCTGGTGTCTATGATACTGAAGGAAg GTTTGTTCCGTTGAAATTTGAAGAAATCTTTGCAAAGCATGCCCATACGCATCCAAATTCGTTGACATCAGATGAACTGATGGGCATGCTAAAGGCTAATAGGGTTCCCAAGGATTATGCAGGATG GGTTGCTGCCTATACAGAATGGAAGATCTTATACGTTCTCTGCAAGGACAAGAATGGTTTGCTGCACAAAGATACCGTTAGAGCTGTTTACGACGGAACCTTGTTCGAACGCATGGAGAAGGAAAAATCCGACGGAGACAAAAAGAAAGA TGTTGTCTGA